Proteins from one Sarcophilus harrisii chromosome 2, mSarHar1.11, whole genome shotgun sequence genomic window:
- the CMTR2 gene encoding cap-specific mRNA (nucleoside-2'-O-)-methyltransferase 2 produces the protein MSKWKKTSGDQAGGLEKFSPDVLADVSELFAKKFSYGKPPSNEWQLPDSNDVFTCDHLEFNSLLVLKNSMNEVKNLLSDKNLDDWHQHTSFTNKAGKIIPHVKKIVNAELCTQAWCKFHEVLCSFPLIPQEAFQNGELNSVHLCEAPGAFIASLNHYLRSHNIPCDWNWVANTLNPYHEANDNLMMIMDDRLIANTLPWWYFGPDNTGDIMTLKHLTGLQHFISNMSPVHLVTADGSFDCQGNPGEQEALVSPLHYCEVVTALMTLSSGGSFVLKMFTLFEHCSINLMYLLNCSFEEIHVFKPATSKAGNSEVYVVCLCYLGREAIHPVLTKMMHHFGIEIINKALFPQHTIPESFLKRHEECCVFFHKYQLETISENIRLFECISEVEQARLNNLRDCAVEHYMQKFQMKRLSKSNWLVKKSNIGCSMNSKWFGQRNRYFKTYNERKMLEALSWEEKMANGYFNHWTEEHAISNTGKNTILESVCCNLEYHLWYVLEGMKLPKVKCSPFCDGEILKTLNEAIEKSWGGALNLGSTIRQKPQHCYSCHILSVELIFSELLSLTKGSQEESAEGLSNKIKCLLVGLPPPDNNTFEAVEVSLLESTDLMNFHCSLLHDGEPSYQQVFLDCFLRCLPRLQPGDALILPVLSCFTRFMAGMVLVLHSCFKFVTFSCPISSEPLSTCAVLLCVGYRDLPTPVLQYLQNLKELMSTLLGSDASHQVLQFVPMEVVLNGMLLEFLWDLNTAIAKRQLHLIIQGEQQQKSTL, from the coding sequence ATGAGTAAGTGGAAGAAGACTTCGGGTGATCAGGCAGGAGGCCTTGAAAAGTTCAGTCCTGATGTTCTTGCTGATGTCTCTGAACTCTTTGCCAAAAAGTTTTCCTACGGTAAACCACCCAGTAATGAGTGGCAGTTACCAGATTCCAATGATGTTTTTACCTGTGATCACTTGGAATTCAATTCACTTCTTGTTTTGAAGAATTCCATGAATGAAGTAAAGAACTTACTGAGCGATAAAAACCTAGATGATTGGCATCAGCACACTTCTTTCACCAACAAAGCTGGGAAAATCATTCCTCATGTGAAAAAGATCGTAAATGCAGAACTTTGTACTCAGGCTTGGTGTAAGTTCCATGAGGTATTATGTAGCTTCCCACTTATTCCACAAGAAGCTTTTCAGAATGGAGAGCTAAACTCAGTACACCTTTGTGAAGCTCCTGGCGCATTTATAGCCAGTCTCAACCACTATTTAAGATCTCATAATATACCCTGTGATTGGAACTGGGTAGCTAACACCCTGAATCCTTACCATGAAGCAAATGACAACCTTATGATGATTATGGATGACCGACTTATTGCAAATACCTTGCCATGGTGGTACTTTGGTCCAGATAACACTGGTGATATCATGACCCTGAAACATTTGACCGGGCTTCAGCATTTCATAAGCAACATGTCTCCTGTTCACTTGGTCACTGCAGATGGGAGTTTTGATTGTCAGGGAAATCCAGGTGAACAAGAAGCTTTGGTCTCCCCTTTGCATTACTGTGAAGTAGTCACTGCGCTGATGACTCTTAGTAGTGGTGGCTCTTTTGTTTTGAAGATGTTTACCTTATTTGAACATTGTTCTATCAACTTGATGTACCTGTTAAATTGTTCCTTTGAGGAGATTCATGTTTTCAAACCTGCTACTAGCAAAGCTGGGAACTCAGAAGTCTATGTAGTTTGTCTTTGTTATCTGGGGAGAGAGGCCATCCATCCTGTGTTGACTAAAATGATGCATCATTTTGGAATTGAAATTATCAATAAAGCTCTTTTCCCCCAACATACAATTCCAGAATCGTTTCTCAAAAGACATGAAGAATgctgtgtcttctttcacaagTATCAGTTGGAGactatttctgaaaatattcGTCTGTTTGAATGCATAAGTGAAGTGGAACAAGCCAGGCTGAATAATTTAAGGGACTGTGCTGTGGAGCACTACATGCAAAAGTTCCAAATGAAGCGCCTTTCCAAAAGTAATTGGCTAGTAAAGAAATCCAATATTGGGTGTAGTATGAATTCAAAATGGTTTGGACAAagaaacagatattttaaaaccTATAATGAAAGAAAGATGCTAGAAGCGCTTTCATGGGAAGAGAAGATGGCCAATGGCTACTTCAACCATTGGACTGAAGAGCACGCTATAAGTAATACTGGGAAAAATACCATTTTAGAAAGTGTTTGCTGTAACCTTGAATATCACTTGTGGTATGTCTTAGAGGGAATGAAATTACCAAAGGTAAAGTGTTCTCCTTTTTGTGATGGGGAGATTTTAAAAACTCTAAATGAAGCCATCGAAAAGTCATGGGGTGGTGCTCTGAATTTGGGTTCCACAATTAGACAAAAGCCACAGCATTGTTATTCTTGCCACATACTTTCTGTAGAGTTGATTTTCTCTGAGTTGTTGAGTCTTACCAAGGGCTCTCAGGAGGAGTCAGCCGAAGGACTGAGCAACAAAATCAAGTGTCTGCTGGTGGGTTTGCCGCCTCCCGATAACAACACCTTTGAGGCTGTAGAAGTAAGCCTTTTGGAGTCCACCGACCTCATGAATTTCCACTGTTCTTTGCTTCATGATGGAGAGCCCAGCTATCAGCAGGTATTTCTGGACTGCTTTCTGCGTTGCCTGCCTCGACTTCAGCCAGGGGACGCTTTGATCTTGCCTGTGCTGTCCTGTTTTACCCGGTTCATGGCTGGCATGGTCTTGGTCCTGCATAGCTGCTTCAAGTTCGTCACGTTTTCTTGTCCAATTTCCTCCGAGCCCCTGAGCACTTGTGCGGTCCTTCTGTGTGTTGGCTATCGGGACCTCCCAACGCCTGTTCTCCAGTACTTGCAGAATCTGAAAGAACTGATGAGCACGTTGCTTGGCTCTGATGCTTCCCATCAGGTTTTGCAGTTTGTGCCAATGGAAGTTGTCCTTAATGGAATGCTGCTAGAGTTTTTATGGGATTTAAACACTGCCATTGCAAAAAGGCAGTTGCATTTGATCATTCAAGGAGAACAACAGCAGAAATCCACACTGTAA